The Agromyces mangrovi genome contains a region encoding:
- the cysK gene encoding cysteine synthase A, whose protein sequence is MGQVYGSITEAFGKTPLVRLNRVTDGAAAEVLGKLEFYNPSASVKDRLGIAIVDAAEASGELQPGGTIVEATSGNTGIALAMVGAARGYRVILTMPETMSIERRQLLKAYGAELVLTPGPVGVKGAVEKSEEIAAGIEGAVLARQFENEANPAIHRRTTAEEVWDDTDGGVDIFVSGIGTGGTITGVGQVLKERKPGVQVIGVEPAESPILNGGSPAPQKIQGIGPNFIPPILDREVYDEIFDVNIDQAVAMARRLGMEEGILGGLSSGATVHAAVEIAKRPENAGKTIVVILASYGERYLSTVLYEGLLDEG, encoded by the coding sequence CCGCCGAGGTGCTCGGCAAGCTCGAGTTCTACAACCCGTCGGCGAGCGTCAAGGACCGCCTCGGCATCGCCATCGTCGACGCCGCCGAGGCGTCGGGCGAGCTGCAGCCCGGCGGCACCATCGTCGAGGCGACGAGCGGCAACACCGGCATCGCGCTCGCCATGGTCGGCGCGGCGCGCGGCTACCGGGTCATCCTCACGATGCCCGAGACCATGAGCATCGAGCGGCGCCAGCTGCTGAAGGCGTACGGCGCCGAGCTCGTGCTGACCCCGGGCCCCGTGGGCGTGAAGGGTGCGGTCGAGAAGTCCGAGGAGATCGCCGCCGGCATCGAGGGCGCGGTGCTCGCCCGCCAGTTCGAGAACGAGGCGAACCCGGCCATCCACCGCCGCACCACCGCCGAGGAGGTCTGGGACGACACCGACGGCGGCGTCGACATCTTCGTCTCGGGCATCGGCACGGGCGGCACCATCACGGGCGTCGGCCAGGTGCTGAAGGAGCGCAAGCCGGGCGTGCAGGTCATCGGCGTCGAGCCGGCCGAGTCGCCGATCCTGAACGGCGGGTCCCCGGCGCCGCAGAAGATCCAGGGCATCGGCCCGAACTTCATCCCGCCGATCCTCGACCGCGAGGTCTACGACGAGATCTTCGACGTGAACATCGACCAGGCCGTCGCCATGGCGCGCCGGCTCGGCATGGAGGAGGGCATCCTCGGCGGGCTCAGCTCGGGCGCGACCGTGCACGCCGCCGTCGAGATCGCCAAGCGCCCGGAGAACGCCGGCAAGACGATCGTCGTGATCCTCGCCAGCTACGGCGAGCGCTACCTCTCGACCGTGCTGTACGAGGGCCTGCTGGACGAGGGCTGA
- the epsC gene encoding serine O-acetyltransferase EpsC: MKLVSRVREDLATARAHDPASRSAFEIFLAYSGVHAVWGHRVAHALWRRGFRLLARVLSQLNRFLTGIEIHPGATIGRRFFIDHGMGVVIGETAVLGDDVMLYHGVTLGGKAKRGAGRGTKRHPTLEDGVTVGAGAKLLGDITIGAGSTVGANAVVTHDAPPHSLVVGIPAQFRPLADATADAARGVHD; encoded by the coding sequence GTGAAGCTCGTCTCCCGTGTCCGCGAGGACCTCGCCACCGCACGCGCCCACGACCCCGCGTCGCGCAGCGCGTTCGAGATCTTCCTCGCCTACTCGGGCGTGCACGCCGTCTGGGGCCACCGGGTCGCGCACGCGCTCTGGCGGCGCGGCTTCCGGCTGCTCGCACGCGTGCTCTCGCAGCTGAACCGCTTCCTCACCGGCATCGAGATCCACCCCGGCGCGACCATCGGCCGCCGCTTCTTCATCGACCACGGCATGGGCGTCGTGATCGGCGAGACGGCCGTGCTCGGCGACGACGTCATGCTGTACCACGGGGTGACGCTCGGCGGGAAGGCGAAGCGCGGCGCGGGACGCGGCACCAAGCGGCATCCGACGCTCGAGGACGGCGTGACCGTCGGCGCCGGCGCGAAGCTGCTGGGCGACATCACCATCGGCGCGGGATCGACGGTCGGCGCCAACGCGGTCGTGACGCACGACGCTCCCCCGCACTCGCTCGTCGTGGGCATCCCGGCGCAGTTCCGGCCACTGGCGGATGCTACGGCCGACGCGGCGCGCGGCGTGCACGACTGA